The Streptomyces sp. SS1-1 genome has a segment encoding these proteins:
- the rplS gene encoding 50S ribosomal protein L19, producing the protein MSHLLDSVDAASLRSDVPAFRPGDTVNVHVRVIEGNRSRVQQFKGVVIRRQGAGVRETFTVRKVSFSVGVERTFPVHTPIVEKIELVTRGDVRRAKLYYLRELRGKAAKIKEKREN; encoded by the coding sequence ATGTCTCACCTGCTCGACTCCGTCGACGCCGCGTCGCTGCGCAGCGACGTCCCGGCCTTCCGCCCCGGCGACACCGTCAACGTCCACGTGCGCGTCATCGAGGGCAACCGCTCCCGTGTGCAGCAGTTCAAGGGCGTGGTGATCCGCCGCCAGGGTGCCGGCGTGCGCGAGACCTTCACGGTCCGCAAGGTCTCCTTCTCCGTCGGCGTCGAGCGCACCTTCCCGGTGCACACCCCGATCGTGGAGAAGATCGAGCTCGTCACCCGCGGTGACGTGCGTCGCGCCAAGCTGTACTACCTGCGCGAGCTGCGCGGCAAGGCCGCGAAGATCAAGGAGAAGCGCGAGAACTGA
- a CDS encoding TetR/AcrR family transcriptional regulator: MAEHRSMQRAALLDAARSLLSEGGTEALTFPALAERTGLARSSVYEYFRSRAAVVEELCAVDFPVWAAEVEAAMAEETTPEGKVEAYVRRQLALVGDRRHRAVVAISASELDAGAREKIRAAHGGLIAMIVEALREMGHAEPRLAAMLLQGVVDAAVRRIELGAAEEPAAITDAAVSMALRGVRG; this comes from the coding sequence GTGGCCGAGCACCGGTCGATGCAGCGAGCCGCCCTGCTGGACGCGGCTCGTTCCCTGTTGTCCGAGGGCGGGACGGAGGCGCTGACCTTCCCGGCCCTCGCCGAGCGCACGGGACTCGCGCGGTCGTCCGTGTACGAGTACTTCCGGTCGCGGGCCGCCGTGGTCGAGGAGCTGTGCGCCGTCGACTTCCCGGTCTGGGCCGCCGAGGTCGAGGCCGCGATGGCGGAGGAGACCACCCCCGAGGGCAAGGTCGAGGCGTATGTCCGCCGCCAGCTCGCACTGGTCGGCGACCGGCGGCACCGGGCCGTCGTGGCGATCTCCGCGAGCGAACTGGACGCCGGCGCCCGCGAGAAGATCCGGGCCGCGCACGGCGGGCTGATCGCGATGATCGTCGAGGCGCTGCGGGAGATGGGCCACGCCGAGCCCCGGCTGGCCGCCATGCTGCTGCAGGGCGTCGTCGACGCGGCCGTCCGCAGGATCGAACTGGGCGCCGCGGAGGAGCCGGCGGCGATCACCGACGCGGCCGTCTCGATGGCGCTCAGGGGAGTGCGGGGCTGA
- the lepB gene encoding signal peptidase I, giving the protein MGNRGKPRGVPSSAADNLLPTGSRRASGPTGGRSRAERRKLQRKVKRRRRRSAIKEIPLLVGVAVLIALVLKTFLVQAFVIPSGSMEQTIQVGDRVLVDKLTPWFGNKPERGDVVVFKDPGGWLQDEQTTVKKDDPVVVKQVKEALTFIGLLPSDDEKDLIKRVVGVGGDRVKCCDAQGRVTVNGVPLNEDYLYPGNTPSKTQFDITVPQGRLWVMGDHRANSADSRAHQDQEYGGTVSEDEVVGRAKWIAWPLGHWTSLDEPNTYASVADSAPGSTASVPLSHRVAPDDSNGTLQLPSPAELPLVMGVVGLRRAWGRQRHRVRSWRGGCGGWRTVRARRRGAPRTPRGRGRPGGGRRRDLRE; this is encoded by the coding sequence ATGGGTAACCGCGGCAAACCGCGCGGCGTGCCCAGCAGCGCCGCCGACAATCTGCTCCCCACCGGCTCCCGGCGCGCCTCCGGCCCCACGGGCGGCCGCAGCCGCGCCGAGCGGCGCAAGCTCCAGCGCAAGGTCAAACGGCGCCGCAGGCGCTCGGCGATCAAGGAGATACCCCTCCTCGTCGGCGTCGCCGTGCTGATAGCGCTCGTCCTCAAGACCTTCCTCGTCCAGGCCTTCGTGATCCCGTCCGGCTCCATGGAGCAGACGATCCAGGTCGGCGACCGCGTCCTCGTCGACAAGCTGACTCCCTGGTTCGGCAACAAGCCCGAGCGCGGTGACGTCGTCGTCTTCAAGGACCCCGGCGGCTGGCTCCAGGACGAGCAGACGACGGTGAAGAAGGACGACCCCGTCGTCGTCAAGCAGGTCAAGGAGGCCCTCACCTTCATCGGCCTGCTGCCCTCCGACGACGAGAAGGACCTGATCAAACGGGTCGTGGGCGTCGGCGGCGACCGCGTCAAGTGCTGCGACGCCCAGGGCCGGGTCACCGTCAACGGCGTTCCCCTGAACGAGGACTATCTGTACCCGGGCAACACCCCGTCCAAGACCCAGTTCGACATCACCGTCCCCCAGGGCCGGCTGTGGGTCATGGGCGACCACCGGGCGAACTCGGCCGACTCCCGCGCCCACCAGGACCAGGAGTACGGCGGCACGGTCTCCGAGGACGAGGTCGTCGGACGCGCGAAGTGGATCGCCTGGCCTCTCGGGCACTGGACCAGTCTGGACGAGCCGAACACCTACGCCTCCGTGGCCGACTCGGCGCCCGGGTCGACCGCGTCCGTCCCGCTGTCGCATAGGGTTGCCCCGGACGATTCGAACGGAACGCTCCAGCTCCCGAGCCCTGCGGAACTCCCGCTCGTTATGGGAGTGGTGGGCCTGCGCCGCGCATGGGGCAGGCAGCGGCACAGAGTAAGGAGTTGGCGTGGGGGATGTGGCGGTTGGCGCACGGTCCGGGCACGACGGCGAGGAGCACCGCGGACACCCCGTGGGCGCGGCCGACCCGGCGGCGGACGGCGCCGTGACCTCCGGGAATGA
- the dprA gene encoding DNA-processing protein DprA: MSGAGAPREAPSDALLDRVFLSRVVEPGDETAGRWVREYGTGAVVRRLREDAEPPLPGIGPRRWEGLRARAARADPARDLAAADSAGMRFVCPGDAEWPGQLDDLGDARPLGLWVRGPADLRMWALRSVALVGARACTEYGAHMAATLAGALAEEGWVVVSGGAYGVDGAAHRGALGAGGATVAVLACGADRPYPRGHTQLIDRIAAQGLVVGELPPGEHPTPSRFIVRNRVIAALTRGTVVVEAAHRSGSLATARAARRLGRHTMGVPGPATSGLSAGVHDLLRQDAVLVTDAAEIIELVGDMGELAPERRGPVLPRDLLEPRARAVLAALPGPRAARADEIARGAQTTEDDAVARLYELRSLGWVERHGDGWKLTRQAMMTARTGRRPC, from the coding sequence ATGAGCGGCGCCGGGGCACCTCGGGAGGCCCCTTCGGACGCCCTGCTCGACCGGGTCTTCCTCAGCCGGGTCGTCGAGCCCGGCGACGAGACCGCCGGACGCTGGGTGCGCGAGTACGGCACCGGAGCGGTCGTACGACGGCTGCGGGAGGACGCCGAGCCGCCCCTGCCCGGCATCGGCCCCCGGCGCTGGGAGGGGCTGCGCGCCCGGGCGGCCCGCGCGGACCCCGCCCGGGACCTCGCCGCGGCCGACAGCGCCGGGATGCGGTTCGTGTGCCCGGGGGACGCCGAGTGGCCCGGGCAGCTCGACGACCTCGGTGACGCGCGGCCCCTCGGACTCTGGGTGCGCGGACCGGCCGACCTGCGCATGTGGGCGCTGCGCTCCGTCGCGCTGGTCGGAGCGCGGGCCTGCACGGAGTACGGCGCGCACATGGCCGCCACCCTCGCCGGAGCGCTCGCCGAAGAGGGCTGGGTGGTCGTCTCCGGCGGGGCGTACGGGGTGGACGGCGCGGCCCACCGCGGCGCCCTCGGCGCCGGCGGGGCCACCGTCGCCGTCCTCGCCTGCGGCGCCGACCGGCCCTACCCCCGCGGGCACACCCAGCTGATCGACCGGATCGCGGCGCAGGGTCTGGTCGTCGGCGAGCTGCCACCGGGTGAGCACCCCACCCCGAGCAGATTCATCGTGCGCAACCGCGTGATCGCCGCCCTCACCCGGGGCACGGTCGTCGTGGAGGCCGCCCACCGCAGCGGCTCCCTGGCCACCGCGCGGGCAGCCCGGCGCCTCGGCCGGCACACCATGGGCGTCCCCGGCCCCGCCACCAGCGGACTCTCCGCCGGCGTGCACGACCTGCTGCGGCAGGACGCGGTGCTGGTCACCGACGCGGCGGAGATCATCGAACTCGTCGGGGACATGGGGGAGCTGGCCCCCGAGCGGCGCGGACCCGTCCTGCCACGGGACCTGCTCGAACCGAGGGCACGGGCGGTCCTGGCCGCCCTGCCCGGCCCGCGCGCCGCCCGGGCGGACGAGATCGCACGCGGCGCGCAGACCACGGAGGACGACGCCGTCGCGAGACTGTACGAACTCCGCTCACTCGGCTGGGTCGAACGACACGGCGACGGCTGGAAGTTGACACGCCAGGCGATGATGACCGCCCGCACCGGGCGACGTCCATGCTGA
- the lepB gene encoding signal peptidase I — protein MGDVAVGARSGHDGEEHRGHPVGAADPAADGAVTSGNEPGSGDDGGRSGGEPPTGGQGSGGAAPEKKQRSFWKELPILIGIALVLALLIKTFLVQAFSIPSDSMQNTLQQGDRVLVDKLTPWFGSEPERGEVVVFHDPDQWLAGEPTPDPNALQTFLSWIGLMPSSEEKDLIKRVIGVGGDTVECKGTGPLTVNGKALNEPYVYPGNTPCSQDDQGGQFKVKVPEGFIWVMGDHRQNSRDSRYNQSDKNHGMVPVDKVVGRAVVIAWPVGRWSTLPVPDTFDQDLSTRSAALTVAPPSLALAGAVPLVLWRRQRVRAERTR, from the coding sequence GTGGGGGATGTGGCGGTTGGCGCACGGTCCGGGCACGACGGCGAGGAGCACCGCGGACACCCCGTGGGCGCGGCCGACCCGGCGGCGGACGGCGCCGTGACCTCCGGGAATGAGCCCGGATCCGGCGATGACGGCGGACGGTCGGGCGGCGAGCCCCCGACCGGCGGCCAGGGGTCGGGCGGGGCCGCCCCCGAGAAGAAGCAGCGCTCCTTCTGGAAGGAGCTGCCGATCCTGATCGGGATCGCGCTCGTCCTGGCGCTGCTGATCAAGACGTTCCTGGTGCAGGCGTTCTCGATCCCCTCCGACTCGATGCAGAACACCCTCCAGCAGGGTGACCGCGTCCTCGTCGACAAGCTCACCCCGTGGTTCGGCTCCGAGCCGGAGCGCGGCGAGGTCGTCGTCTTCCACGACCCCGACCAGTGGCTCGCGGGCGAGCCCACCCCCGACCCGAACGCCCTGCAGACCTTCCTCAGCTGGATCGGCCTGATGCCGTCCTCCGAGGAGAAGGACCTGATCAAGCGTGTGATCGGCGTCGGTGGCGACACCGTCGAGTGCAAGGGCACGGGCCCGCTGACGGTCAACGGCAAGGCGCTGAACGAGCCCTACGTCTACCCGGGCAACACCCCGTGCAGCCAGGACGACCAGGGCGGCCAGTTCAAGGTGAAGGTCCCCGAGGGCTTCATCTGGGTGATGGGCGACCACCGGCAGAACTCCCGGGACTCGCGCTACAACCAGTCCGACAAGAACCACGGCATGGTCCCCGTCGACAAGGTCGTCGGCCGTGCCGTCGTGATCGCGTGGCCGGTCGGCCGCTGGAGCACCCTGCCGGTTCCGGACACCTTCGACCAGGACCTCAGCACGCGGTCCGCGGCCCTGACGGTCGCCCCGCCGAGCCTCGCGCTGGCCGGCGCGGTGCCGCTGGTGCTGTGGCGCCGGCAGCGGGTCAGGGCCGAGCGGACGCGCTGA
- the lepB gene encoding signal peptidase I yields the protein MGGESTIRTAPRSGASKGPAGSRTGQVLSGLAVALGLLLFLGGFAWGAVVYRPYTVPTSSMAPTIGAGARVLAQRVDGGDVHRGDVVVFTDKTWVTNAPVVKRVVAVGGDTVACCTDGKLTVNGKRIDEPYLADDGLAELQGFPSVKVPKGRIFLLGDERSGSLDSTAHLTDAASGTVARSAVSARVEAVVWPMNGMLEQATGFEKLGPLSPQGPLRTQGLMILAGAVLVLGGGAYGPIAKRLGGRNRKPEPARAG from the coding sequence ATGGGTGGCGAGAGCACGATACGTACGGCGCCGCGTTCCGGCGCGAGCAAGGGCCCGGCGGGCAGCCGGACCGGACAGGTGCTGTCCGGGCTGGCCGTGGCGCTGGGTCTGCTGCTGTTCCTGGGCGGCTTCGCCTGGGGAGCGGTCGTGTACCGGCCGTACACCGTCCCCACCAGCTCTATGGCGCCCACGATCGGCGCCGGCGCCCGGGTGCTCGCCCAGCGCGTCGACGGCGGCGACGTCCACCGCGGTGACGTCGTCGTCTTCACGGACAAGACCTGGGTGACCAACGCGCCCGTCGTCAAGCGCGTCGTCGCGGTCGGCGGCGACACCGTCGCCTGCTGCACCGACGGCAAGCTGACCGTCAACGGCAAGCGGATCGACGAGCCCTACCTGGCCGACGACGGCCTCGCCGAGCTCCAGGGCTTCCCGAGCGTGAAGGTCCCCAAGGGCCGGATCTTCCTCCTCGGCGACGAGCGCAGCGGCTCCCTCGACTCCACCGCCCACCTCACGGACGCCGCCAGCGGCACCGTCGCCCGCAGTGCCGTCTCGGCCCGTGTGGAGGCCGTCGTGTGGCCCATGAACGGCATGCTGGAGCAGGCGACCGGCTTCGAGAAGCTCGGCCCGCTGTCGCCGCAGGGGCCGCTGCGCACGCAGGGCCTCATGATCCTCGCCGGAGCCGTGCTGGTCCTCGGCGGCGGGGCGTACGGCCCGATCGCCAAGCGCCTCGGGGGCCGCAACCGCAAGCCGGAGCCCGCCCGTGCCGGCTGA
- a CDS encoding NUDIX hydrolase, with the protein MPAETDSPHQNGVDGPPEDGVRRVARVVLLDPEDRILLLHGHEPEDPADDWWFTPGGGVEGDETREEAALRELAEETGITDVDLGPVLWRRRCSFPFAGRRWDQDEWYFLARTTQTAVRALALTELERRSVAGARWWTCPELARAHETVYPTRLAELLRRLLDEGPPAGPVTLDTEIV; encoded by the coding sequence GTGCCGGCTGAGACCGACAGCCCGCACCAGAACGGGGTCGACGGCCCGCCCGAGGACGGGGTGCGCAGGGTCGCCCGCGTCGTGCTGCTCGACCCCGAGGACCGCATCCTGCTGCTGCACGGCCATGAGCCGGAAGACCCCGCCGACGACTGGTGGTTCACGCCCGGCGGGGGAGTCGAGGGCGACGAGACGCGCGAAGAGGCCGCTCTGCGGGAACTCGCCGAGGAGACCGGCATCACGGACGTCGATCTCGGCCCCGTGCTGTGGCGGCGCCGGTGCTCGTTCCCGTTCGCGGGCCGCCGCTGGGACCAGGACGAGTGGTACTTCCTGGCCCGTACGACCCAGACGGCGGTCAGGGCCCTGGCCCTCACCGAGCTGGAGCGGCGCAGCGTCGCCGGAGCACGCTGGTGGACGTGTCCGGAACTCGCCCGGGCGCATGAGACGGTGTATCCGACCAGACTCGCCGAGCTGCTGCGGAGGCTGCTCGACGAAGGTCCCCCGGCCGGGCCCGTGACCCTCGACACCGAAATCGTCTAG
- a CDS encoding DUF2469 domain-containing protein yields the protein MSAEDLEKYETEMELKLYREYRDVVGLFKYVIETERRFYLTNDYEMQVHSVQGEVFFEVSMADAWVWDMYRPARFVKQVRVLTFKDVNIEELNKSDLELPSS from the coding sequence ATGAGCGCCGAGGACCTCGAGAAGTACGAGACCGAGATGGAGCTGAAGCTCTATCGGGAGTACCGCGATGTCGTCGGTCTGTTCAAGTACGTGATCGAGACCGAGCGGCGCTTCTACCTGACCAACGACTACGAAATGCAGGTGCACTCGGTCCAGGGTGAGGTGTTCTTCGAGGTGTCCATGGCGGACGCCTGGGTCTGGGACATGTACCGGCCGGCCCGGTTCGTGAAGCAGGTGCGCGTCCTGACGTTCAAGGACGTGAACATCGAGGAGCTGAACAAGAGCGACCTCGAACTGCCCAGCAGCTGA
- a CDS encoding YifB family Mg chelatase-like AAA ATPase produces MGFARTCAVALVGVEGVVVEVQADLEPGVAAFTLVGLPDKSLTESRDRVRAAVVNSGGEWPQKKLTVGLSPASVPKAGSGFDLAVACAVLGAAERIDPRVLADIVMIGELGLDGRVRPVRGILPAVLAAADAGYEQVVVPECAAAEASLVPGVSVFGVRSLRQLIAVLADEPVPDEEPEDHGRPDPLLAGLRMPGTGAATGMRNLGATACDHGHDLADVVGQTSARTAVEVAAAGGHHLFLEGPPGAGKTMLAERLPAILPPLGRQESLEVTAVHSVAGLLPAGKPLIDAAPYCAPHHSATMQALVGGGPGFARPGAVSLAHRGVLFLDETPEFSGQALDALRQPLEAGHVVIARSAGVVRFPAKFLMVLAANPCPCGRFSRTDDLCECPPSAIRRYQARLSGPLLDRVDLRVEADRVTRAQLAERGARGESTATVADRVRAARERAAARLSGTPWRTNSEIPGRELRSRWHAVSGAMDEAERNLERGVLTARGLDRVLRVAWTVADLVGHDRPDATDVALALQLRTGVPRGVPMAIGALT; encoded by the coding sequence ATGGGGTTCGCACGCACCTGCGCGGTGGCGCTCGTGGGCGTCGAGGGAGTCGTCGTCGAGGTCCAGGCGGACCTCGAACCGGGCGTCGCGGCCTTCACGCTCGTGGGCCTGCCCGACAAGAGCCTGACCGAGAGCCGCGACCGCGTCCGGGCGGCCGTCGTCAACTCCGGCGGCGAGTGGCCGCAGAAGAAGCTCACCGTCGGACTCAGCCCGGCGTCCGTACCGAAGGCCGGCAGCGGCTTCGACCTGGCCGTCGCCTGCGCCGTCCTCGGCGCCGCCGAGCGCATCGACCCACGCGTCCTCGCCGACATCGTGATGATCGGCGAGCTCGGACTGGACGGCCGGGTGCGCCCCGTCCGGGGCATCCTCCCGGCCGTGCTCGCCGCCGCCGACGCCGGATACGAACAGGTCGTCGTCCCGGAGTGCGCGGCGGCCGAGGCATCCCTCGTCCCGGGCGTCTCCGTGTTCGGCGTACGCAGCCTGCGCCAGCTGATCGCCGTCCTCGCCGACGAACCCGTCCCCGACGAGGAACCCGAGGACCACGGCCGCCCCGACCCGCTGCTCGCGGGCCTGCGGATGCCGGGGACCGGCGCGGCCACCGGCATGCGGAACCTGGGCGCCACCGCCTGCGACCACGGCCACGACCTCGCCGACGTCGTCGGGCAGACCTCGGCACGCACCGCCGTGGAGGTCGCCGCGGCCGGCGGGCACCATCTTTTCCTGGAGGGCCCGCCCGGCGCCGGCAAGACGATGCTCGCGGAGCGGCTGCCCGCCATCCTCCCGCCGCTCGGCCGGCAGGAGTCCCTGGAGGTCACGGCCGTGCACTCGGTCGCGGGCCTCCTCCCGGCGGGCAAGCCCCTCATCGACGCGGCCCCCTACTGCGCCCCGCACCACTCCGCCACCATGCAGGCCCTGGTCGGCGGCGGCCCCGGCTTCGCCCGCCCCGGCGCGGTGTCGCTCGCTCATCGAGGGGTGCTTTTTCTGGATGAAACCCCCGAATTCAGCGGTCAGGCGCTCGACGCCCTGCGTCAGCCGCTGGAGGCGGGCCACGTCGTGATCGCCCGCAGCGCCGGCGTCGTCCGCTTCCCGGCGAAGTTCCTCATGGTCCTCGCCGCCAACCCCTGCCCCTGCGGGCGCTTCTCCCGGACCGACGACCTGTGCGAGTGCCCGCCCTCCGCCATCCGCCGCTACCAGGCCCGGCTGTCCGGGCCGCTGCTCGACCGCGTCGACCTCCGCGTCGAGGCCGACCGCGTCACCCGGGCCCAGCTCGCCGAGCGCGGCGCCCGCGGCGAGTCGACGGCCACCGTTGCCGACCGGGTGCGCGCCGCCCGTGAGCGGGCCGCCGCGCGGCTCTCCGGCACCCCGTGGCGGACCAACAGCGAGATCCCCGGACGCGAGCTGCGCAGCCGCTGGCACGCGGTGAGCGGCGCCATGGACGAGGCCGAGCGGAACCTGGAGCGCGGCGTGCTCACGGCCCGCGGCCTCGACCGCGTCCTGCGCGTCGCGTGGACCGTCGCCGACCTCGTCGGGCACGACCGGCCCGACGCCACGGACGTCGCCCTCGCCCTGCAACTGCGCACCGGAGTCCCCCGCGGCGTCCCCATGGCGATCGGGGCCCTGACATGA
- a CDS encoding murein hydrolase activator EnvC family protein, whose amino-acid sequence MRQKRSQRRYVKAARASGRLVLLLLLTAAVLLAPVPDLTPTAARVRAAPAPADPADPAEPGVPTLGRAWPVGSRPPVLRAWEPPATPYGRGHRGVDLAAPAGTPVRAVAAGRVSFAGRVAGKGVVSVELAGTGDPPLRTTYEPVRASVGKGEEVAAGAVVGTVEPAGSHCPAVCLHWGLRRGEGYLNPLALLPPWLLHGPSRLLPVLGVPVPTGRGPGPGLSPALP is encoded by the coding sequence ATGCGACAGAAGCGATCACAGCGGCGATACGTGAAAGCGGCGAGGGCGTCCGGGCGGCTGGTCCTGCTGCTCCTCCTGACGGCCGCCGTCCTGCTGGCACCGGTGCCGGACCTGACCCCGACCGCCGCCCGGGTGCGCGCGGCTCCGGCCCCCGCGGACCCCGCGGACCCCGCGGAGCCCGGGGTCCCGACGCTCGGCCGCGCCTGGCCCGTGGGGTCGCGCCCACCGGTCCTGCGCGCCTGGGAGCCCCCGGCGACGCCGTACGGCCGTGGCCACCGGGGCGTGGACCTGGCGGCCCCGGCCGGCACACCGGTGCGGGCGGTGGCGGCCGGACGGGTGTCCTTCGCGGGCCGGGTGGCCGGCAAGGGGGTCGTGTCGGTGGAGCTGGCGGGGACGGGGGACCCGCCGCTGCGCACGACGTACGAACCGGTGCGGGCGTCCGTCGGGAAGGGCGAGGAGGTGGCGGCGGGTGCCGTCGTAGGGACCGTGGAGCCGGCCGGCTCACACTGTCCGGCGGTCTGCCTGCACTGGGGGCTGCGCCGGGGCGAGGGCTATCTGAACCCCTTGGCCCTGCTCCCGCCCTGGCTCCTGCACGGCCCGTCCCGCCTACTGCCGGTCCTGGGGGTGCCGGTGCCCACCGGGCGGGGTCCCGGGCCGGGTCTCAGCCCCGCACTCCCCTGA
- the whiG gene encoding RNA polymerase sigma factor WhiG: MPQHTSGSDRAAIPPAARDGGSARPPAPSTLDELWRSYKATGDERLREQLILHYSPLVKYVAGRVSVGLPPNVEQADFVSSGVFGLIDAIEKFDVDREIKFETYAITRIRGAMIDELRALDWIPRSVRQKARNVERAYATLEARLRRTPTESEVAAEMGIAVDELHSVFSQLSLANVVALEELLHVGAEGGDGLSVMDTLEDTAADNPVEVAEDRELRRFLARAINTLPEREKTVVTLYYYEGLTLAEIGNVLGVTESRVSQIHTKSVLQLRAKLAGFGR, translated from the coding sequence ATGCCCCAGCACACCTCCGGGTCCGACCGGGCGGCGATCCCCCCAGCCGCCCGTGACGGTGGCAGCGCGCGGCCGCCCGCTCCCTCGACACTCGACGAGCTGTGGCGGTCGTACAAGGCGACGGGGGACGAGCGGCTGCGCGAGCAGCTGATCCTGCACTACTCGCCCCTCGTCAAGTACGTGGCGGGCCGGGTCAGCGTCGGCCTGCCGCCCAACGTCGAGCAGGCGGACTTCGTGTCGTCCGGGGTGTTCGGGCTGATCGACGCGATCGAGAAGTTCGACGTCGACCGGGAGATCAAGTTCGAGACGTACGCGATCACCCGGATCCGCGGCGCGATGATCGACGAACTCCGGGCGCTGGACTGGATCCCGCGCTCCGTCCGGCAGAAGGCGCGCAACGTCGAGCGCGCGTACGCGACGCTGGAGGCGCGGCTGCGGCGCACGCCCACCGAGTCCGAGGTGGCCGCAGAGATGGGCATCGCGGTGGACGAACTCCACTCGGTGTTCAGCCAGTTGTCGCTGGCCAACGTCGTGGCCCTGGAGGAGTTGCTGCACGTCGGCGCCGAGGGCGGCGACGGCCTCAGCGTGATGGACACGCTGGAGGACACCGCGGCGGACAACCCGGTCGAGGTCGCCGAGGACCGGGAGCTGCGGCGGTTCCTGGCGCGGGCGATCAACACGCTCCCCGAACGGGAGAAGACCGTGGTGACGCTGTACTACTACGAGGGCCTGACCCTCGCCGAGATCGGCAACGTCCTCGGTGTGACGGAGAGCCGGGTCAGCCAGATCCACACCAAGTCCGTGCTCCAGCTCCGGGCGAAACTGGCCGGCTTCGGCCGGTGA
- a CDS encoding YraN family protein, which produces MNARRALGRYGEDLAARRLTQAGMTVLGRNWRCGRTGEIDIVARDGDVLVVCEVKTRRAGGFEHPMAAVGPDKARRLRGLAERWIHAHGGAPPGGVRIDLVGIVLPDRGAPVVEHARGVA; this is translated from the coding sequence ATGAACGCACGCAGGGCACTCGGCAGGTACGGCGAGGATCTGGCCGCGAGGCGGCTGACCCAGGCCGGGATGACGGTTCTCGGGCGCAACTGGCGCTGTGGCAGGACCGGAGAGATCGACATCGTCGCCCGCGACGGCGACGTCCTCGTCGTCTGTGAGGTGAAGACCCGCAGGGCCGGCGGCTTCGAACATCCGATGGCCGCCGTGGGCCCCGACAAGGCGCGGCGTCTGCGCGGCCTCGCCGAGCGCTGGATCCACGCGCACGGCGGAGCCCCGCCCGGAGGCGTCCGGATCGACCTGGTCGGCATCGTCCTGCCCGACCGGGGCGCCCCCGTCGTCGAGCACGCGCGAGGGGTGGCCTGA
- the lepB gene encoding signal peptidase I produces the protein MDTEAQHTERDRSSRPSGTGYAPDPEGREGRSRSALAGRITARLPGGRYSLTLLLVLVGVLLLNLFVARPFEIPSGSMEPALRIGDRVLVNKLAYRFDAGPRRGDVVVFDGTGYFGDADYVKRVVGVGGDHVVCCDKEGRIQVNGRPVDESAFVHPGDRPSAVRFDVVVPDGRLFVLGDHRGASSDSRDHLGSPGGGMIPLDAVIGRAEAVVWPAAHWTRLHRPDAYARVPAPDGAHG, from the coding sequence ATGGACACCGAAGCACAGCACACGGAGCGCGACCGCTCCTCCCGCCCTTCCGGCACCGGGTACGCCCCGGACCCGGAGGGCCGGGAGGGACGGTCGCGTTCCGCGTTGGCGGGCCGGATCACCGCCCGCCTCCCCGGCGGCCGGTACAGCCTGACCCTGCTGCTGGTCCTCGTCGGCGTCCTGCTGCTCAACCTGTTCGTCGCGCGGCCGTTCGAGATCCCGAGCGGATCCATGGAGCCCGCATTGAGGATCGGCGACCGCGTCCTCGTAAATAAGTTGGCGTACCGTTTCGATGCCGGGCCGCGGCGCGGCGATGTCGTCGTGTTCGACGGAACCGGGTATTTCGGGGACGCCGACTACGTCAAACGCGTTGTGGGTGTGGGGGGAGACCACGTGGTCTGCTGTGACAAGGAGGGGAGGATCCAGGTGAACGGCCGCCCGGTCGACGAATCGGCCTTCGTGCACCCCGGCGACCGCCCGTCCGCCGTGCGGTTCGACGTCGTCGTCCCCGACGGCAGGCTCTTCGTCCTCGGCGACCACCGCGGCGCCTCCAGCGACTCCCGCGACCACCTGGGCTCACCCGGCGGCGGCATGATCCCCCTCGACGCCGTCATCGGCCGCGCCGAGGCCGTCGTCTGGCCCGCCGCCCACTGGACCCGACTGCACCGTCCGGACGCCTACGCGCGCGTGCCCGCCCCGGACGGCGCCCATGGGTAA